A window of the Plasmodium vinckei vinckei genome assembly, chromosome: PVVCY_08 genome harbors these coding sequences:
- a CDS encoding mitochondrial-processing peptidase subunit beta, putative — MLGKKIRNTLGNQLKGCMAYSRKYSTSNLMEEIKNQPLSKITELPNKMKVATIKNNCEVPTIGLWISSGSKYENNANNGVAHFLEHMIFKGTNKRNRVQLEKEIENMGAHLNAYTAREQTGYYFKCFKDDVKWCIELLSDILTNSIFDEKLIEMEKHVILREMEEVEKSADEVIFDKLHMTAFRDHPLGYTILGPVENIKNMKRNDILNYIQKNYTSDRMVLCAVGDVEHDKIVKLVEENFSNIKPQDEKGLIFKKEFDKVKPFFCGSEIIIRDDDSGPNAHVAVAFEGVPWTSSDSITFMLMQCIIGTYKKNEEGIVPGKLSANRTINNISNKMTVGCADYFTSFNTCYNNTGLFGFYVQCDELAVEHAVGELMFGITSLSYSITDEEVELAKIHLKTQLISMFESSSTLAEEISRQILVYGRPISLAEFIMRLNEIDAEEVKRVAWKYLHDRDIAVAAMGALHGMPQYFDLRQKTYWLRY; from the coding sequence ATGTTAGGGAAAAAAATTCGTAATACCTTGGGTAACCAACTCAAGGGATGCATGGCATATTCTCGAAAATATAGTACATCAAATTTGAtggaagaaataaaaaatcaacCTTTAAGTAAAATTACAGAATTgccaaataaaatgaaagtagcaaccataaaaaataattgtgaAGTCCCTACTATCGGATTATGGATAAGTAGTGGAagtaaatatgaaaataatgcaaATAATGGTGTAGCCCATTTTTTAGAGCATATGATTTTTAAAGgaacaaataaaagaaatagagTCCaattagaaaaagaaatagaaaatatgGGAGCACATttaaatgcatatacaGCTAGAGAACAAACaggatattattttaaatgttttaaagATGATGTTAAATGGTGTATTGAATTATTAAGtgatatattaacaaatagTATATTCGATGAAAAACTAATAGAAATGGAAAAACATGTCATTTTAAGAGAAATGGAAGAAGTTGAAAAATCAGCAGATGAAgttatttttgataaattgCATATGACTGCATTTAGAGATCATCCATTAGGATATACTATTTTAGGACCagtagaaaatattaaaaatatgaaaaggaatgatatattaaattatattcaaaaaaattatacatcAGATAGAATGGTTTTATGTGCTGTTGGGGATGTAGAACAtgataaaattgtaaagTTAGTAGAAGAAaatttttctaatattAAACCTCAAGATGAAAAAGgtcttatatttaaaaaagaattcGATAAAGTAAaaccatttttttgtggatcagaaattataataagaGATGATGATTCAGGACCCAATGCTCATGTAGCTGTAGCTTTTGAAGGTGTCCCTTGGACTTCATCAGATTCAATCACATTTATGTTAATGCAATGCATAATAGGAAcctacaaaaaaaatgaagaaggTATTGTACCTGGGAAATTATCAGCAAATAGaacaattaataatatatctaaTAAAATGACAGTAGGATGTGCTGACTATTTTACTTCATTCAATACATGTTATAACAATACTGGCTTGTTCGGTTTTTATGTACAATGTGATGAACTAGCTGTTGAACATGCAGTTGGGGAACTCATGTTTGGAATTACTTCTTTAAGTTATTCTATAACAGATGAAGAAGTCGAACTAGCCaaaatacatttaaaaaCACAACTTATTAGTATGTTTGAATCTTCATCAACTTTAGCAGAAGAAATTTCCAGACAAATACTTGTATATGGACGACCAATTAGTTTAGCAGAATTTATTATGAGATTAAATGAAATTGATGCTGAAGAAGTTAAAAGAGTTGCATGGAAATATTTACATGATCGCGACATAGCAGTTGCTGCAATGGGCGCTTTACATGGCATGCCTCAATATTTTGATCTCAGACAAAAAACATACTGGCTTCGATATTAG